Below is a genomic region from Miscanthus floridulus cultivar M001 chromosome 1, ASM1932011v1, whole genome shotgun sequence.
CTTTTTTTGTAAGATTGACTCTATAGAGAAACATTTGATATCCCTTTCATGCTACAGTTAATGTTCCTATTAGTTCAGGCAAGGTAAATGCTACTATTAGTTTTAGTTAATAAGTTTTGAGTTCATTCTTATTTTTTGCGTTGGGGTGTACCGGTTTCATGGTCATGTTAGCTGCTTCCCGTCTTTTAGGTAAGAAGAACAACAATATTAGTCAAATCCTTTGATTTGGTTGCAACTGGTTTCTTTTCGACACTCTGGTCGCAATTGCTGAGGTGGCCGAAGATCATCTCCGGCGCATACAAGCCTTCCTTCCGGTCGAGCTCCATTGGGATGCCTTCCGATCATAAATGGAGATGCTGCACCGGGCCACGTCGACCTCCACGCGGAGGGAGTCCATGCTTGGGTCGTGCTGCTTGTTGGCGGCGTACACTAGCCTCTCGTCGAAGATCCTGTAGAGGCCTGGTACATATGTGACCGCGCGGGGAACGATGGCACTAGGCTCGTGAACC
It encodes:
- the LOC136469202 gene encoding DNA topoisomerase 2-like; translated protein: MPCRTAPELNSVAVEGGKTLQERILLLPEDYLGSVQKITQMLWVHEPSAIVPRAVTYVPGLYRIFDERLVYAANKQHDPSMDSLRVEVDVARCSISIYDRKASQWSSTGRKACMRRR